In Brevundimonas subvibrioides, a genomic segment contains:
- a CDS encoding DNA recombination protein RmuC, producing the protein MNMLALGLTTLCVVLAAGMMWAWLGWQKAKGALTMAVERAELIDKSRETMGDLLRAQAAQSAQTIADQMVTRATETFQAQDRVARERMEAQLKPVAETLAKFETQVAALEKARAEETGTLKEQLSALMIASTATRDEAKRLTEVLRGNTGRRGRWGEQTCRNVLEAAGMAGRFDFDEQSSSANDEGRQMRPDFLVRLPGGGLFVIDAKVPLAFPDASEPDDEARDAAMSARNAASIKSHVRDLAAKAYQDQFKPSPDFVALFVPSDAFLSAALDREPELMTDAMARRVIIVTPSTLFALCKAVAYGWRAEEQSKNADEVAKLGKDLYKRLSVMGGHVFGMGRALEQAVGKYNQFVGSLESQVMVSAKRFEDLQVDHEGKDLPALTAIDHSPRPVTRPELVHERSSPD; encoded by the coding sequence ATGAACATGCTTGCTCTCGGACTGACGACCCTTTGTGTCGTGCTCGCCGCCGGAATGATGTGGGCCTGGCTTGGCTGGCAGAAGGCGAAGGGCGCGCTGACAATGGCGGTCGAGCGGGCGGAGCTGATCGACAAGAGCCGCGAGACGATGGGCGATCTGCTACGCGCCCAGGCGGCGCAGTCGGCCCAGACGATCGCGGACCAGATGGTGACCCGCGCCACCGAAACCTTTCAGGCCCAGGACCGGGTCGCCCGGGAACGGATGGAGGCGCAGCTCAAGCCGGTGGCCGAGACCCTGGCCAAATTCGAGACCCAGGTCGCCGCGTTGGAAAAGGCCCGGGCCGAGGAGACCGGCACGCTGAAGGAACAGCTTTCGGCCCTGATGATCGCCTCTACCGCCACCCGCGACGAGGCGAAACGCCTGACCGAGGTTCTGCGCGGCAACACCGGCCGTCGCGGCCGATGGGGCGAACAGACCTGCCGCAATGTGCTGGAAGCGGCGGGCATGGCGGGTCGCTTCGACTTCGACGAACAGTCGTCCAGCGCCAATGACGAGGGTCGCCAGATGCGGCCGGACTTCCTTGTGCGACTGCCCGGCGGGGGATTGTTCGTCATCGACGCCAAGGTCCCCCTGGCCTTTCCCGATGCGTCCGAGCCGGACGACGAGGCGCGCGACGCGGCCATGTCGGCGCGCAATGCGGCCAGCATCAAGAGCCATGTGCGCGATCTGGCGGCCAAGGCCTATCAGGACCAGTTCAAACCCAGCCCCGACTTCGTCGCCCTGTTCGTGCCGTCCGACGCCTTCCTGTCGGCGGCCCTGGACCGGGAGCCCGAGCTGATGACCGATGCGATGGCGCGCCGCGTCATCATCGTCACGCCCTCGACCCTGTTCGCCCTGTGCAAGGCCGTCGCCTATGGCTGGCGGGCCGAGGAACAGTCGAAGAACGCCGACGAGGTCGCGAAACTGGGCAAGGACCTCTACAAGCGGCTGTCGGTCATGGGCGGCCACGTCTTCGGGATGGGGCGGGCGCTTGAGCAGGCGGTCGGCAAATACAACCAGTTCGTCGGCTCGCTGGAGAGCCAGGTCATGGTCTCGGCCAAGCGGTTCGAGGACCTGCAGGTCGACCACGAGGGCAAGGACCTGCCCGCTCTGACCGCGATCGATCATTCGCCGCGCCCGGTGACCCGGCCCGAACTGGTCCATGAAAGGTCCAGCCCGGACTGA
- a CDS encoding helix-turn-helix transcriptional regulator: MNNRLKVLRAERNWSQADLAAALGVSRQTVNALETGRYDPSLPLAFRIARVFEQPIESIFSDAGAST; this comes from the coding sequence ATGAACAATCGTCTCAAGGTTCTGCGCGCCGAGCGAAACTGGAGCCAGGCCGATCTGGCCGCGGCCCTCGGTGTCTCGCGCCAGACCGTCAATGCGCTGGAGACCGGTCGCTATGACCCCTCCCTGCCGCTCGCCTTCAGGATCGCCCGGGTTTTTGAACAACCCATTGAATCCATCTTTTCGGACGCAGGAGCCTCGACATGA
- a CDS encoding TraB/GumN family protein gives MTLASHIKTAIGRIARLATGTALGLGLTASLLGSPGQAFAQAAAPAAQATVAPASGQGPALWVVRDADSTLYLFGTVHVLRPETPWGTARVDAAFDSADRVILEISNPDDQTAIQPLIQQYGLSPARPLSSLLTPAEIAQLDAAAGTIGATAAQLDPLRPWLVGLTLSVAPLVKAGYDPQSGVELILKARAEAAGKPVSGFETIDRQISILAGLSEETQLAFLRATLEEVENATAELDALVGAWSVGDVASIERLGVTEMRDQSEEIYQALLVQRNTDWAGQIQTLLEGSGTVFIAVGSAHLAGDDSVQSILEQRGVEVTRE, from the coding sequence ATGACGCTCGCCTCCCACATCAAGACCGCCATCGGCCGGATCGCCCGCCTGGCGACCGGCACGGCCCTGGGCCTCGGCCTGACCGCCAGCCTGCTCGGATCGCCCGGCCAGGCGTTTGCGCAAGCCGCGGCCCCCGCCGCCCAAGCCACCGTTGCTCCAGCCTCCGGACAGGGTCCGGCGCTGTGGGTGGTCCGCGACGCGGATTCCACCCTCTATCTGTTCGGCACGGTCCACGTCCTGCGGCCGGAAACCCCGTGGGGCACAGCGAGGGTCGACGCGGCCTTCGACAGCGCCGATCGCGTCATTCTTGAGATCTCCAATCCCGACGACCAGACGGCGATCCAGCCCCTGATCCAGCAGTATGGCCTCTCGCCCGCCCGGCCCCTGTCCAGCCTGCTGACCCCCGCCGAGATCGCCCAACTGGATGCGGCGGCCGGGACCATCGGGGCGACGGCGGCCCAGCTCGACCCCCTGCGGCCCTGGCTGGTCGGTCTCACCCTGTCGGTGGCCCCCTTGGTCAAGGCCGGCTACGATCCCCAGTCGGGCGTCGAGCTGATCCTGAAGGCGCGCGCCGAGGCCGCGGGCAAGCCGGTGTCCGGCTTCGAGACCATCGACAGGCAGATCTCCATCCTGGCCGGCCTGTCGGAGGAGACCCAGCTGGCCTTCCTGCGCGCCACTCTGGAGGAAGTCGAGAACGCCACGGCCGAGCTGGACGCCCTGGTCGGTGCCTGGTCGGTCGGGGACGTGGCCTCGATCGAGCGCCTGGGTGTCACCGAGATGCGCGACCAGTCCGAGGAAATCTACCAGGCCCTGCTGGTGCAGCGGAACACCGACTGGGCCGGTCAGATCCAGACCCTGCTCGAAGGGTCCGGCACGGTCTTCATCGCGGTCGGCAGCGCCCACCTGGCGGGCGACGACAGCGTCCAGTCCATCCTGGAACAGCGCGGCGTGGAAGTGACCCGCGAATAG
- a CDS encoding TonB-dependent receptor — translation MIDFRTTRTRLLLGCAALAISTPALAQTAPAPLEQPQEDTSQLGDIVVTATRRETNLQDTPISINVVNAEALEQRHVQSLYDLADGAVPSLRVATFEARQSALTVGIRGIVPLDANQPAREQGVGIYIDGVYLARQHGLNAGLFDVERIEVLRGPQGTLFGRNTEGGALNIVTREPSGEFEGRIGGGVGNYGSYSQEIHLDLPEYNNLAFKIDGIVQNQDAVTRNPLAGQAGWGQFNRQGLRAALRWTPTDRVTNIFAYDTATDENTPFYSQLLNYNPNGCVAGTQASQPACSLPGTAYTTLTGTVRPLLPGVIVNGNSRMKIADIGVPQQPSRDVTFGYTNTLRFDITDEVQLRSITAYRGVDATQWDNAGGAHRPPVVVPGCTGTGCNFSRYSLANLHQTQFSQEFQAVGSAGSFDFVAGLFYFKENVNDDAATPNSMAITGYTTAGQTSGYSYVVLDSCIGSGGFGSQPGCRSIDRASEVESTSYAAYGQVTWNVSDALHLTAGGRFTRDTKEGALTFSRNINYATNTAAATANGYKPLDETWERFNPTATVAYDLSEDVHVYAKYATGYRSGGASSRTANYQAFGPEDVVSYEAGFKGDFLDHRARLNVAAYAMDREDSQVDISSIQFTATGSFNNLVTINAPGTTTIRGLEAEFTLRPIDGLTLNASYAYTDTEIPLVPITNCVTAGTPPVTTCAAPVNQQFYIVFTPRNAGSASIDYEKPVFNGAANLRLHFDGNYAEATQAFDQFGTKADESLIFNGRIALADIQVGETEGLTVALWGRNLFNEQYVYRRDPSNSLPAAPTTSLTNGNIGNVMGDYGNFNAPRTFGIEASLRF, via the coding sequence ATGATCGACTTCCGTACGACGCGTACCCGCCTGCTGCTCGGCTGTGCCGCGCTCGCCATCTCCACGCCGGCCCTGGCCCAGACGGCCCCCGCGCCGCTCGAGCAGCCGCAGGAAGACACGTCCCAGCTCGGCGATATCGTCGTGACCGCGACCCGCCGCGAAACCAACCTGCAGGACACGCCGATCTCGATCAACGTCGTCAATGCAGAGGCGCTGGAGCAGCGCCACGTCCAGAGCCTGTACGACCTGGCTGACGGTGCCGTCCCCTCGCTGCGCGTCGCCACCTTCGAAGCCCGCCAGTCGGCGCTGACCGTCGGCATCCGCGGCATCGTTCCGCTGGACGCCAACCAGCCCGCCCGTGAACAGGGCGTCGGCATCTATATCGATGGCGTCTATCTGGCCCGCCAGCATGGCCTGAACGCCGGCCTGTTCGACGTCGAGCGGATCGAGGTCCTGCGCGGACCCCAGGGCACCCTGTTCGGCCGCAACACCGAGGGCGGCGCCCTGAACATCGTGACGCGCGAACCGTCGGGCGAGTTCGAGGGCCGCATCGGCGGCGGCGTGGGCAACTACGGCTCCTACAGCCAGGAAATCCATCTGGACCTGCCGGAATACAACAACCTGGCCTTCAAGATCGACGGCATCGTCCAGAACCAGGACGCGGTCACCAGAAACCCGCTCGCCGGGCAGGCTGGATGGGGTCAGTTCAATCGTCAGGGCCTCCGCGCCGCCCTGCGGTGGACCCCGACCGACCGGGTGACCAACATCTTCGCCTATGACACCGCGACCGACGAGAACACGCCGTTCTACAGCCAGCTGCTCAACTACAATCCGAACGGCTGCGTCGCCGGCACCCAGGCCTCGCAACCCGCCTGTTCTCTGCCGGGCACGGCCTACACCACGCTGACGGGCACCGTCCGTCCGCTGCTGCCAGGCGTCATCGTCAACGGCAACAGCCGCATGAAGATCGCGGATATCGGTGTGCCGCAGCAGCCCAGCAGGGATGTGACGTTCGGCTATACCAACACCCTGCGCTTCGACATCACCGACGAAGTCCAGCTGCGTTCGATCACGGCCTACCGTGGCGTCGATGCGACCCAGTGGGACAACGCTGGCGGTGCGCACCGTCCGCCTGTCGTCGTGCCCGGCTGCACGGGCACGGGTTGTAACTTCAGCCGCTACAGCCTGGCCAACCTGCACCAGACCCAGTTCAGCCAGGAGTTCCAGGCCGTCGGCAGCGCCGGTTCGTTCGATTTCGTGGCCGGCCTGTTCTACTTCAAGGAAAACGTCAACGACGATGCGGCGACGCCGAACTCCATGGCCATCACCGGCTACACCACGGCGGGTCAGACCTCGGGCTACTCCTACGTCGTTCTGGACTCGTGCATCGGCTCGGGTGGTTTCGGCTCGCAGCCCGGCTGCCGCTCGATCGACCGCGCCTCGGAAGTCGAATCGACCAGCTACGCCGCCTACGGCCAGGTCACCTGGAACGTGTCGGACGCCCTGCACCTGACCGCCGGCGGACGCTTTACCCGGGACACCAAGGAAGGCGCGCTGACGTTCTCGCGCAACATCAACTACGCCACCAACACGGCAGCCGCGACGGCCAATGGCTACAAGCCGCTGGACGAGACCTGGGAGCGCTTCAACCCCACCGCGACCGTCGCCTATGACCTGAGCGAAGACGTCCACGTCTACGCCAAATACGCCACCGGCTATCGCTCGGGCGGTGCCAGCTCGCGGACGGCCAACTACCAGGCCTTCGGCCCCGAGGACGTGGTTTCCTACGAAGCCGGCTTCAAGGGCGACTTCCTGGATCACCGCGCCCGCCTGAACGTGGCGGCCTACGCCATGGACCGCGAGGACAGCCAGGTCGACATTTCGTCGATCCAGTTCACCGCGACCGGCAGCTTCAACAACCTGGTCACGATCAACGCGCCCGGAACCACGACCATTCGCGGTCTGGAAGCAGAGTTCACCCTGCGCCCGATCGACGGTCTGACGCTCAACGCCTCCTATGCCTATACGGACACGGAGATCCCGCTGGTTCCGATCACCAACTGCGTCACCGCGGGCACGCCGCCCGTGACCACCTGCGCCGCGCCGGTCAATCAACAGTTCTACATCGTGTTCACGCCGCGCAACGCCGGCAGCGCCTCGATCGACTACGAAAAGCCGGTGTTCAACGGTGCCGCGAACCTGCGTCTTCACTTCGACGGCAACTACGCGGAGGCCACCCAGGCGTTCGACCAGTTCGGCACCAAGGCCGATGAATCGCTGATCTTCAACGGCCGCATCGCCCTCGCCGACATCCAGGTCGGTGAAACCGAGGGCCTGACGGTCGCTCTGTGGGGTCGCAACCTGTTCAACGAACAGTACGTGTACCGCCGCGATCCTTCGAACAGCCTGCCTGCGGCGCCGACCACCAGCCTGACCAACGGCAACATCGGCAATGTCATGGGCGACTACGGCAACTTCAACGCGCCGCGCACCTTCGGCATCGAGGCTTCGCTGCGCTTCTAG
- a CDS encoding amidohydrolase, with the protein MLRPILTAAAFAALALPASAQDLVIRGGTIHTGVEASPTAEVVIARAGRIVYAGPAAGAPSTDGLPVIDLKGATLFPGFTDGHAHLDGIGWRELTLNLEGSTSVVDAMARLTAWAEAHPEGVIVGRGWIETRWPESANGARFLTAADLDAAAPGRIVLLQRADGHASVASTPALERLGITARTAAPFGGEILKGPDGKPTGLFVDAAEQLLAPLMPQADPEQTRRAYRAGFRVEAAYGWTGVHFMSAPWRDIPLLEAMAEAGEAPLRIYNSVTPDGAQALFASGPRQTPDGRIITRAVKYYADGALGSRGAALFAPYSDAPETTGLMQITTDQIVPLYEQALRSGIQLATHAIGDRGNASVAEWYATALEAVPAAERPNGADVRLRIEHAQIVRPSDYHWFRDLPIIASMQPSHAIGDFHFAPARLGDARLDGAYAWHSLVDLGVIVVGGSDAPVERGDPLIEFYAAVARRDLDGVQGPDWRPAEAVDRATALKMFTLWPAYASFRENELGTIEVGKRADFTAFDIDLMTVPEADIPHGHATLTVVDGSVVYQRP; encoded by the coding sequence ATGCTTCGACCGATCCTGACCGCCGCCGCCTTCGCCGCCCTCGCCCTGCCGGCCAGCGCCCAGGATCTGGTCATCCGGGGCGGCACGATCCACACCGGCGTGGAGGCCTCGCCCACGGCGGAGGTCGTCATCGCGCGGGCCGGCCGCATCGTCTATGCCGGACCGGCGGCCGGCGCGCCCTCGACCGACGGCCTGCCGGTCATCGACCTGAAGGGCGCGACCCTGTTCCCCGGCTTCACCGACGGCCACGCCCATCTGGACGGCATCGGCTGGCGCGAGCTGACTCTGAATCTGGAAGGCTCCACCTCGGTCGTGGACGCCATGGCGCGCCTGACGGCCTGGGCGGAAGCCCATCCGGAGGGCGTCATCGTCGGGCGCGGCTGGATCGAGACACGCTGGCCCGAAAGCGCCAACGGAGCCCGCTTCCTGACCGCCGCCGATCTCGATGCGGCCGCCCCCGGCCGCATCGTCCTGCTGCAGAGGGCCGACGGTCATGCCTCGGTCGCCTCCACCCCCGCCCTGGAGCGGCTGGGCATCACGGCCCGGACCGCGGCGCCCTTTGGCGGCGAGATTCTGAAAGGTCCGGATGGCAAGCCGACCGGCCTGTTTGTCGATGCGGCCGAGCAGCTGCTGGCCCCGCTGATGCCCCAGGCCGATCCGGAGCAGACGCGCCGGGCCTATCGCGCCGGATTCCGCGTCGAGGCCGCCTATGGCTGGACCGGCGTGCATTTCATGAGCGCCCCCTGGCGCGACATCCCCCTGCTGGAAGCCATGGCCGAGGCGGGCGAGGCCCCCTTGCGGATCTACAACAGCGTCACGCCCGACGGGGCCCAGGCCCTGTTCGCCTCTGGCCCGCGCCAGACGCCGGACGGCCGGATCATCACCCGGGCGGTCAAGTATTATGCCGACGGGGCGCTGGGGTCGCGCGGGGCCGCCCTGTTCGCCCCCTATTCGGACGCACCGGAGACGACGGGCCTGATGCAGATCACGACGGACCAGATCGTACCGCTTTATGAACAGGCGCTGCGCTCCGGCATCCAGCTCGCGACCCACGCCATCGGTGATCGCGGCAATGCCTCGGTGGCGGAATGGTATGCGACCGCGCTGGAGGCCGTACCGGCCGCCGAGCGTCCGAACGGCGCCGACGTGCGGCTGCGGATCGAGCACGCACAGATCGTCCGGCCCTCCGACTATCACTGGTTCAGGGATCTGCCGATCATCGCCTCGATGCAGCCCAGCCACGCAATCGGAGACTTCCATTTCGCCCCTGCGCGGCTGGGCGACGCCCGGCTGGACGGGGCCTATGCCTGGCACAGTCTGGTCGATCTGGGCGTCATCGTCGTCGGCGGTTCGGACGCGCCGGTCGAGCGGGGCGATCCGCTGATCGAATTCTACGCCGCCGTCGCCCGGCGCGATCTGGACGGCGTGCAGGGCCCGGACTGGCGGCCGGCCGAGGCGGTGGATCGCGCCACGGCGCTGAAGATGTTCACCCTGTGGCCCGCCTACGCCAGTTTCCGGGAAAACGAGCTCGGCACGATCGAGGTGGGCAAGCGCGCGGACTTCACCGCCTTCGACATCGATCTCATGACGGTGCCGGAAGCGGACATCCCGCACGGTCACGCGACCCTGACGGTCGTTGACGGAAGCGTGGTCTACCAGCGACCCTGA
- a CDS encoding M1 family metallopeptidase produces the protein MSRARLIGMVSMLAVATALSACAGNDPKSDMPPLPATATAPVTYEQDIHSYAQPRIARVKHVALDLTADFETKTLSGTATLDVTGQTGATQVILDIRNLEIRSVADDKGTPLQFTIGAEDPILGQSLTVTVPAFEDGKVQKIVVGYTTRPDAAALQWLTPAQTAGGQQPFLFSQGQAILTRTWVPTQDSPGIRQTWSARITVPEALKAVMSAELLTPEGEKAGDGAPAGSHSWRFRMTNPVPPYLIALAVGDLGFAGEGDRVGVWTEPGRLDAARAEFAEMGQFVDAAEALYGPYRWGRYDLLILPPSFPFGGMENPRLTFATPTVVAGDKSLVSLVAHELAHSWSGNLVTNATWADIWLNEGTTTYFENRIMEAIYGRDRALMLQVLGWADLQAALAEMPAADTRLHVDLTGRDPDAGLNDIPYEKGAAFLRTIERIVGRETFDAWLKGYFERHAFQPMTAAGFLADIRANLVKGDAGLEQQLQLDAWVYQPGLPSNAQAPVSTALTAVDGAAKAFFADKGPASAIPWARWSTQERQHFLNWRPEGLAAGRDWLTPAQLAAMESTLNLRSEGNAEVLFSWLQIAVAHRYQPAVPTLERFLTSQGRRKFVLPLFTALWAEGDWGRPIATRIYAEARPGYHPVTTGSVDDVVGVPAG, from the coding sequence ATGTCCCGCGCCCGCCTGATCGGCATGGTTTCCATGCTCGCCGTCGCCACCGCCCTTTCCGCCTGCGCCGGAAACGACCCGAAGTCGGACATGCCGCCCCTGCCCGCCACAGCGACCGCGCCCGTGACCTATGAGCAAGACATCCATTCCTATGCCCAGCCCCGGATCGCGCGGGTCAAGCATGTCGCCCTGGACCTGACCGCCGACTTCGAGACGAAGACGCTGAGCGGCACGGCCACCCTGGACGTCACCGGCCAGACGGGCGCGACCCAGGTCATCCTCGACATCCGCAACCTGGAGATCCGCTCGGTCGCGGACGACAAGGGCACGCCGCTGCAGTTCACGATCGGGGCCGAAGACCCCATCCTGGGCCAGTCCCTGACCGTCACCGTGCCCGCCTTCGAGGACGGCAAGGTCCAGAAGATCGTCGTCGGCTATACCACCCGCCCCGACGCGGCCGCCCTGCAATGGCTGACCCCGGCCCAGACGGCGGGCGGGCAACAACCCTTCCTGTTTTCGCAGGGCCAGGCGATCCTGACCCGCACCTGGGTGCCGACCCAGGACAGCCCCGGCATCCGCCAGACCTGGTCCGCCCGCATCACCGTGCCCGAGGCGCTGAAGGCGGTGATGTCGGCCGAATTGCTGACCCCCGAGGGCGAGAAGGCGGGCGACGGCGCACCGGCGGGGTCGCACAGCTGGCGCTTCCGCATGACCAATCCGGTCCCGCCCTATCTGATCGCCCTGGCGGTCGGGGACCTGGGCTTCGCCGGCGAAGGCGACCGCGTCGGGGTCTGGACCGAGCCTGGCCGTCTGGACGCCGCCAGGGCCGAGTTCGCCGAGATGGGCCAGTTCGTCGATGCGGCCGAGGCCCTGTACGGCCCCTATCGCTGGGGTCGCTACGACCTGCTGATCCTGCCGCCCTCCTTCCCCTTCGGCGGGATGGAGAACCCGCGCCTGACCTTCGCCACCCCCACCGTCGTGGCCGGCGACAAGTCTCTGGTCAGCCTGGTGGCGCACGAGCTGGCGCACAGCTGGTCGGGCAATCTGGTGACCAATGCCACCTGGGCCGACATCTGGCTGAACGAGGGCACGACCACCTATTTCGAGAACCGCATCATGGAGGCGATCTACGGCCGCGACCGCGCCCTGATGCTTCAGGTGCTGGGCTGGGCGGACCTGCAGGCGGCGCTGGCGGAGATGCCCGCCGCCGACACCCGGCTGCACGTCGATCTGACCGGCCGCGATCCGGACGCCGGGCTCAATGACATTCCCTACGAGAAGGGAGCCGCCTTCCTGCGCACCATCGAGCGTATCGTGGGCCGCGAGACCTTCGACGCCTGGCTGAAGGGCTATTTCGAACGTCACGCCTTCCAGCCGATGACCGCGGCGGGATTCCTCGCCGACATCCGCGCCAATCTGGTCAAGGGAGACGCCGGTCTGGAACAGCAGCTGCAGCTGGACGCCTGGGTCTATCAGCCCGGCCTGCCGTCGAATGCCCAGGCCCCGGTCTCGACCGCCCTTACGGCCGTGGATGGCGCGGCCAAGGCCTTCTTCGCCGACAAGGGTCCGGCCTCGGCCATCCCGTGGGCCAGGTGGTCGACGCAGGAGCGCCAGCATTTCCTGAACTGGCGGCCGGAGGGCCTGGCCGCCGGTCGGGACTGGCTGACCCCCGCCCAGCTGGCCGCCATGGAATCGACCCTGAACCTGCGCAGCGAGGGCAATGCCGAGGTGCTGTTCAGCTGGCTTCAGATTGCGGTAGCCCACCGCTATCAGCCCGCCGTCCCCACTCTGGAGCGGTTCCTGACCTCGCAGGGACGCCGCAAATTCGTCCTGCCCCTGTTCACCGCCCTGTGGGCCGAAGGCGACTGGGGCCGCCCCATCGCCACCCGCATCTATGCCGAGGCCCGGCCGGGCTATCACCCGGTCACGACCGGATCGGTGGATGATGTGGTCGGCGTTCCGGCTGGCTGA
- a CDS encoding multidrug effflux MFS transporter, with protein sequence MTQPDAVSPAKGPGFPEFVCMIALMMALNALAIDSMLPALPQIGDALGVADANTRQWVITAYLLGFGALQIVYGPLADRYGRKPIIMVGVGIYVLFSVVAMLAPTFETLILARIGQGLGSAATRVLAVSIVRDRYSGRTMARVMSLSLLVFLGVPIIAPSLGQAILLVAPWEAIFGVLAFAGIALMLWTGLRLPETLHPADRQPIEAARIAGAFREALTNRISIGYTLAMTAITGALFGFINSSQQIFFDVFHAPGLFTTVFACIAGGIAIASLVNAKLVERLGSRMIGHTALLGFITFGALHMAVTLSGHETIWTFGILQACTMFCFGLLAGNFGAMAMEAMGHIAGTASSAQGFISTIIGSLTGFLIGQQFDGSVVPMTVGITTCGIAALLCVLYAERGRLFVARNPVPVPAAS encoded by the coding sequence ATGACCCAGCCTGATGCCGTATCGCCCGCGAAGGGGCCGGGTTTTCCCGAGTTCGTCTGCATGATCGCCCTGATGATGGCGCTCAACGCGCTGGCGATCGATTCCATGCTGCCCGCCTTGCCCCAGATCGGCGATGCGCTCGGCGTCGCCGATGCCAACACCCGCCAGTGGGTCATCACCGCCTATCTGCTCGGCTTCGGTGCCCTGCAGATCGTCTACGGACCCCTGGCCGACCGCTATGGCCGCAAGCCGATCATCATGGTGGGCGTGGGCATCTACGTCCTGTTCAGCGTGGTGGCCATGCTGGCCCCGACCTTCGAGACCCTGATCCTGGCCCGCATCGGTCAGGGTCTGGGGTCGGCCGCGACGCGGGTGCTGGCCGTCTCCATCGTGCGGGATCGCTATTCCGGCCGGACCATGGCGCGGGTCATGAGCCTGAGCCTGCTCGTCTTCCTGGGCGTGCCGATCATCGCGCCGTCGCTGGGTCAGGCGATCCTGCTGGTCGCGCCGTGGGAGGCGATCTTCGGCGTCCTCGCCTTCGCCGGCATCGCCCTGATGCTGTGGACGGGTCTGCGCCTGCCCGAGACCCTGCACCCCGCCGATCGCCAGCCGATCGAGGCAGCGCGCATTGCGGGCGCGTTCCGGGAGGCGCTGACCAATCGCATCTCCATCGGCTACACCCTGGCCATGACGGCGATCACCGGGGCGCTGTTCGGCTTCATCAACTCGTCCCAGCAGATCTTCTTCGACGTCTTCCACGCGCCGGGCCTGTTCACCACCGTCTTCGCCTGTATCGCCGGCGGCATCGCCATCGCCTCCCTCGTCAATGCGAAACTGGTCGAGCGGCTGGGGTCGCGCATGATCGGCCATACGGCGCTGCTGGGCTTCATCACCTTCGGCGCCCTCCACATGGCGGTGACGCTGAGCGGCCACGAGACGATCTGGACCTTCGGCATCCTGCAGGCCTGCACCATGTTCTGCTTCGGGCTGCTGGCGGGAAACTTCGGGGCGATGGCCATGGAAGCGATGGGCCATATCGCGGGCACCGCCTCCTCGGCCCAGGGCTTCATCTCGACCATCATCGGCTCCCTGACGGGGTTCCTGATCGGTCAGCAGTTCGACGGCAGCGTCGTGCCGATGACGGTCGGCATCACGACCTGCGGGATCGCCGCCCTGCTGTGCGTGCTCTATGCCGAGCGGGGCCGACTGTTCGTCGCACGCAACCCGGTGCCGGTCCCCGCAGCCTCTTGA
- a CDS encoding ATP-grasp domain-containing protein, with translation MSDTLPDLAIVYEHPEWFEPLFAALDRHGVTYVKVPLAGHTFDPAASPAPATVVFSRVAMSSFLRDPEHPIFYAQSLFEHWQGQGTRVVNASALNIDTSKARQMSLIARLGLKGPATRVAHRQADIPAAAEGLRFPVLVKADIGGAGAGITRYETPETLAEAAGEAWCPAGVNGLSLIQEYAPRRDGRITRVETLNGRYLYAIDIESPGDAFDLCPADACLVRPGAPTLTMTKTTPPDEIIAAVERLAVAAGLEVGGIEYLIDDRDGSVRIYDINGLSNFVAKPVEVLGFDPHDDLVDWLKGIVAEEKGRRA, from the coding sequence ATGAGTGATACGCTTCCCGACCTGGCCATCGTCTATGAGCATCCGGAGTGGTTCGAGCCGCTGTTCGCGGCGCTGGATCGCCACGGCGTGACCTATGTGAAGGTGCCGCTGGCGGGCCACACCTTTGATCCGGCCGCCAGCCCCGCGCCCGCGACCGTGGTGTTCAGCCGTGTGGCGATGTCGTCTTTCCTGCGCGATCCGGAGCACCCGATCTTCTATGCCCAGAGCCTGTTCGAGCATTGGCAGGGGCAGGGGACGCGGGTGGTCAATGCCTCGGCGCTGAACATCGACACCTCCAAGGCGCGGCAGATGTCGCTGATCGCGCGGCTGGGTCTGAAGGGTCCGGCGACGCGGGTGGCCCACCGTCAGGCGGACATTCCGGCGGCCGCCGAGGGGCTGCGGTTCCCGGTGCTGGTCAAGGCCGACATCGGCGGGGCCGGGGCGGGGATCACCCGCTACGAGACGCCGGAGACACTCGCCGAGGCCGCGGGCGAGGCATGGTGTCCGGCGGGCGTCAACGGCCTCTCCCTGATCCAGGAATATGCGCCGCGCCGGGATGGCAGGATCACCCGCGTCGAGACGTTGAACGGCAGATACCTCTATGCCATCGACATCGAGAGCCCCGGCGACGCCTTCGACCTGTGCCCGGCCGACGCCTGTCTGGTAAGGCCCGGTGCCCCGACCCTGACGATGACGAAGACCACTCCGCCGGACGAGATCATCGCGGCGGTCGAGCGACTGGCCGTCGCGGCCGGGCTGGAGGTCGGGGGCATCGAATATCTGATCGACGACCGCGACGGCAGCGTCCGCATTTACGACATCAACGGGCTGTCGAATTTTGTGGCCAAACCGGTCGAGGTTCTGGGCTTCGACCCGCACGACGATCTGGTCGACTGGCTCAAGGGTATCGTGGCCGAGGAGAAGGGCAGGCGGGCATGA